In Solanum stenotomum isolate F172 chromosome 6, ASM1918654v1, whole genome shotgun sequence, one DNA window encodes the following:
- the LOC125867470 gene encoding mitochondrial uncoupling protein 5-like, with translation MGVKGFVEGGIASIIAGCSTHPLDLIKVRMQLQGEASASTQMQTLRPALAFHPPNNTTNAHVPVAPRVGPVAVGVRVVRQEGVAALFSGISATVLRQTLYSTTRMGLYDMLKKKWTDPNTKNMPLGKKIVAGLIAGGIGAAVGNPADVAMVRMQADGRQPAAQRRNYKSVVDAITQMSKNEGVTSLWRGSSLTVNRAMLVTASQLASYDEFKEMILAKGLMKDGLGTHVTASFAAGFVAAVVTNPVDVIKTRVMNMKVEPGAAPPYNGALDCAMKTIKAEGPMALYKGFIPTISRQGPFTIVLFVTLEQVRKLLKDF, from the coding sequence ATGGGTGTTAAAGGTTTTGTTGAAGGAGGCATTGCTTCTATTATTGCTGGATGTAGTACACATCCACTTGATCTCATCAAGGTACGTATGCAGCTTCAGGGCGAAGCATCTGCATCTACTCAGATGCAAACGCTTCGCCCTGCTCTTGCTTTTCATCCTCCCAATAATACAACTAATGCCCATGTCCCAGTTGCTCCTCGTGTGGGGCCCGTTGCCGTCGGTGTACGGGTCGTCCGGCAAGAAGGCGTCGCCGCCCTTTTTTCCGGCATATCCGCCACCGTCCTCCGGCAGACCCTTTATTCGACGACCCGAATGGGATTATACGATATGTTGAAGAAAAAATGGACCGACCCGAATACGAAAAACATGCCTTTGGGGAAAAAAATTGTCGCCGGACTGATCGCCGGCGGAATTGGGGCCGCCGTCGGCAACCCTGCTGACGTGGCAATGGTACGGATGCAAGCCGACGGCCGGCAACCCGCCGCGCAGCGGCGGAATTACAAGAGCGTGGTGGATGCAATAACCCAAATGAGCAAAAACGAGGGCGTTACTAGCCTGTGGCGCGGTTCATCCCTTACTGTGAACCGCGCCATGCTGGTGACGGCCTCGCAGCTTGCGTCTTACGATGAGTTTAAGGAAATGATTTTAGCAAAAGGTTTGATGAAAGATGGACTCGGGACCCACGTGACGGCGAGTTTTGCCGCGGGTTTTGTGGCAGCGGTGGTGACGAATCCGGTGGATGTAATCAAGACTCGGGTTATGAACATGAAGGTGGAGCCAGGAGCGGCTCCACCTTACAATGGGGCACTTGATTGTGCAATGAAGACAATTAAAGCTGAGGGGCCAATGGCCTTGTATAAGGGATTTATTCCTACAATTTCAAGGCAAGGACCATTTACTATTGTGCTCTTCGTTACATTGGAACAAGTCCGAAAATTACTTaaggacttttaa
- the LOC125867456 gene encoding kinase-interacting protein 1-like, translating to MLQRAASNAYSWWAASHIRTKQSKWLEQSLQDMQEKVESVVKLIEEDGDSFAKRAEMYYKKRPELINFVEESYRAYRSLAERYDHLSKELQAANNTIAAVFPEQIQLAMEEEDEYGALRTPKFTPQIPTSSGSNVPKAPIKQLKGLITSASKKLKGKKSSKQIDASKNAPKSGLQKNKALDEIDKLQKDILALQTVKEFVKSSYESGLSKYKGIESQIMEKQQKICKLEDEFGEGRVIDDNDARTLMAEAALKTCQETLAQLQEKQQRSTRDAIKEFEKIEDVSKKLKSFKHKHLGDQIDETKKYNAAKEAAESQSLSQELSKEIESLQDKIKEQFDTSSMSSLTVTQLAEKIDELVSEIVSLETAVSAQTVLIDRVRSEGDDLQSQIHVLEDDKEPLTDDDSKQNLKFSVMDMEDKLHCIQNLNKDVEYQNSSFQTYFTTARTSLSCLAEKLSSVKPDEEVQDEEESSVVIVKSQEEPRKQQVHQNASEVISKTEHQEESSLKIVSNKEGEVIETTKSHSNSKLLEPTQVENKVLSHEDEEKGDEPNWQELLSSRLEDREKTLLEEYTTVLRNYKDVKKKLSDKEKKDRDTEFEVTLQMRELKTAIAKRDEEINSLRGKLNVLQGDNVTQNKALESSEKQAASDPSDNQSLKKSEDMAETEDKDNHNDQDNTMIDEHTCRSPFEEKFRLEIDAILDENLEFWLRFSSTFHQIQKFKTTVQDLQSEISKLREKEVEEGNNTNADMKSEIRPLYKHMREIQNELAVWLKQTIPLKDEMKRRSSTLCKIQEEITKALKDGVEEDEIRFSSHQAAKFQGEILNMKQENTKVKKELEAGVDHINTLQLDVEKTVTKLEKEYGLAGGNPQQVNNSAGGAIPLRSFIFGTKPKKQRRSVFSSFQNNRKALWAGAPL from the exons ATGTTACAAAGAGCAGCAAGTAATGCATATTCATGGTGGGCAGCTAGCCACATTAGGACCAAGCAATCCAAATGGCTTGAACAAAGCCTTCAAG ATATGCAAGAGAAGGTGGAGAGTGTGGTTAAGCTCATTGAAGAGGATGGAGATTCATTTGCTAAAAGAGCAGAAATGTACTACAAGAAAAGGCCAGAGCTGATAAACTTTGTGGAAGAATCATATCGTGCTTATCGATCTTTAGCTGAACGATATGATCATTTATCGAAGGAATTGCAGGCTGCTAACAACACCATCGCTGCTGTTTTCCCCGAACAAATTCAACTAGCAATGGAAGAGGAGGACGAATATGGCGCCCTTAGAACTCCAAAATTCACTCCACAAATTCCCACATCAAGCGGATCAAACGTTCCAAAAGCTCCAATAAAACAGTTGAAAGGACTTATAACATCAGCTTCAAAGAAGTTGAAAGGCAAGAAATCATCTAAACAGATAGATGCAAGTAAAAATGCTCCAAAATCGGGGTTGCAAAAGAACAAAGCTCTTGATGAAATCGATAAGCTTCAAAAAGATATCTTAGCTTTGCAAACTGTGAAAGAGTTTGTGAAGAGTTCTTATGAATCTGGTCTTTCAAAGTACAAGGGAATTGAAAGCCAAATCAtggaaaaacaacaaaagataTGTAAACTAGAGGATGAATTTGGCGAGGGACGTGTTATTGATGATAATGATGCGCGTACATTGATGGCTGAAGCAGCACTAAAAACATGTCAAGAAACATTAGCTCAGCTTCAAGAGAAACAACAAAGATCAACAAGAGACGCGATTAAAGAATTCGAAAAAATTGAAGATGTTAGTAAGAAACTAAAGTCTTTCAAGCATAAGCACCTTGGTGATCAAATTGATGAAACAAAGAAATATAATGCAGCTAAAGAAGCAGCTGAATCTCAGAGCTTAAGTCAAGAATTGAGCAAAGAGATTGAGTCATTGCAGGATAAGATTAAGGAGCAATTTGATACGAGCTCGATGTCATCACTAACGGTGACACAACTAGCAGAGAAAATCGATGAGCTCGTGAGTGAAATAGTTAGCCTGGAAACAGCAGTTTCAGCTCAAACTGTTCTAATCGACAGAGTAAGATCAGAAGGCGATGACCTCCAATCACAAATTCATGTCTTGGAAGACGATAAGGAACCGTTGACAGACGATGACAGTAAACAGAATCTCAAATTCAGTGTGATGGATATGGAGGACAAGTTGCATTGTATCCAAAACCTTAACAAAGATGTTGAATATCAAAACAGTAGCTTTCAGACTTACTTTACCACAGCTCGTACGAGTCTCAGCTGTTTAGCTGAGAAATTGAGTAGTGTGAAACCGGATGAGGAGGTCCAAGACGAAGAGGAATCATCCGTTGTTATAGTCAAGTCTCAAGAAGAGCCAAGAAAACAACAAGTTCATCAAAATGCAAGTGAAGTTATCTCGAAAACAGAACATCAAGAAGAATCTTCACTCAAAATTGTTAGTAATAAAGAAGGGGAAGTTATAGAAACCACAAAAAGTCATTCCAATTCAAAACTTTTGGAACCAACACAAGTTGAAAATAAGGTACTATCACACGAAGATGAGGAGAAAGGTGACGAGCCTAACTGGCAGGAGCTGTTGTCAAGTCGGTTAGAGGATAGGGAAAAGACTCTCTTAGAAGAATATACAACAGTTCTAAGGAATTATAAGGATGTCAAGAAGAAGCTAAGTGACAAGGAGAAGAAAGATAGAGACACCGAATTTGAGGTCACATTGCAAATGAGAGAGCTTAAAACTGCAATTGCAAAGAGAGACGAAGAGATCAACAGTCTACGAGGGAAATTAAACGTTCTTCAAGGAGATAATGTTACTCAAAACAAAGCATTGGAGTCATCAGAGAAACAAGCAGCATCCGATCCTTCAGATAATCAAAGCTTAAAAAAATCCGAGGACATGGCTGAGACAGAGGACAAAGATAACCATAACGATCAAGATAATACTATGATCGATGAACATACATGTCGTTCACCCTTTGAGGAGAAGTTCAGGCTGGAAATTGACGCAATACTAGACGAAAACTTAGAGTTCTGGTTAAGATTCAGCTCAACATTTCATCAAATCCAAAAATTCAAGACAACAGTCCAAGATTTACAGAGTGAAATATCGAAACTAAGAGAGAAAGAAGTCGAAGAGGGAAATAATACTAATGCAGACATGAAATCAGAAATCAGACCTCTATATAAACACATGAGGGAAATCCAAAATGAGCTAGCAGTATGGTTAAAACAAACTATCCCTTTGAAAGACGAAATGAAACGTAGGTCCTCTACACTGTGCAAAATTCAAGAGGAGATCACGAAAGCTTTAAAAGACGGAGTTGAAGAAGACGAGATAAGATTCAGTAGTCATCAAGCTGCAAAATTTCAAGGtgaaattttaaacatgaaacaAGAAAACACAAAGGTTAAAAAGGAACTTGAAGCCGGTGTTGATCATATAAATACACTTCAATTAGACGTCGAAAAGACAGTAACAAAGTTAGAGAAAGAGTATGGACTTGCTGGTGGAAATCCACAACAAGTTAATAACTCAGCAGGAGGAGCCATTCCATTAAGATCATTCATATTTGGAACTAAACCGAAAAAGCAAAGGCGCTCAGTCTTTTCCTCCTTCCAAAACAATAGAAAAGCACTCTGGGCTGGTGCACCATTGTAg
- the LOC125867221 gene encoding ribonuclease 3-like protein 3 produces the protein MEKQLIAFSFDKLTPFNNLSQNLHFTEENIRNQLTHDDNDDHKRERKLVEELEKITKYRFKNPDLLHQAFTHSSFQENCESYERLELLGDSILNMLIALKHFLDYPDLSPGMLTKLRAANVDTEKLARVAIKYNLHNYLRHKMPLLKGQVEEFKEAILEYPLHSLGLIDPPKILADLVESLIGAIHSDSNCLDTTWQVVNNLLQPLITPEKLEVNPVTKLYELCQKKGLKIKFVDHWEKTGEVEVFVDGKFVGKGKSCGKKITAKNRAAHNAYEQVVQNLNVEVDQLCDETQS, from the exons ATGGA AAAACAACTGATAGCATTTTCGTTTGACAAATTAACCCCATTCAATAACCTATCACAAAACCTTCATTTCACTGAAGAAAATATTAGAAATCAATTGACACACGATGATAATGATGATCACAAGCGAGAGAGGAAGTTAGTGGAGGAATTAgagaaaataactaaatacAGATTCAAGAATCCCGACTTGTTACATCAAGCTTTCACTCACTCttcctttcaagaaaattgCGAATCATATGAGAGATTGGAGTTGTTAG GTGACTCTATTCTGAATATGTTAATAGCATTGAAGCATTTTTTGGATTATCCTGATTTGTCTCCCGGGATGCTAACAAAGTTGAGAGCAGCCAATGTAGATACTGAAAAACTTGCTAGAGTCGCCATCAAATATAACTTACATAACTACTTACGTCACAAAATGCCTTTACTTAAAGGACAA gTAGAAGAATTCAAAGAAGCTATATTAGAGTACCCATTGCATTCACTAGGTCTCATTGATCCCCCTAAAATTCTTGCAGACCTTGTTGAATCTTTAATTGGTGCTATCCATAGTGACTCTAATTGCTTAGACACAACTTGGCag GTGGTAAATAATTTGTTACAACCTCTAATTACTCCAGAAAAACTCGAGGTTAATCCGGTCACTAAACTTTACGAGTTATGTCAAAAGAAGGGATTGAAGATAAAATTTGTTGATCACTGGGAGAAAACAGGAGAGGTTGAAGTTTTCGTTGATGGAAAATTTGTAGGAAAGGGAAAATCATGTGGAAAAAAAATAACCGCGAAAAATAGAGCTGCACACAATGCTTATGAACAAGTTGTTCAGAATTTGAATGTGGAAGTTGATCAACTTTGTGATGAAACACAAAGTTAG